The Deltaproteobacteria bacterium genome segment TCCCAAGACAGCACTGCTGAAATACTTTTTGATGACACCGACTTACTGTCAACGGCCCAAAATGAAGATACCGCCCACGCATAGAAATCGAGACAGCAGGATTCGGTGTTGGCCTGACGTATTTATGCGCGCGCGCTCCCTGCAGTTTGCCGACTGACGGAATATGAGACGCTGTCGCTTGCATCCTTGGCCCCCGGGCCTCTTGGAACCCACAAGCCTTCGGCTTTAGCCGAAGAAGGTGATTGAATGCTTCAGGTGCGTTTTCGGTAAAGCGGCCGAGCGCCTGAAACGAAGGACGGTGCCCATGAGAGTTCACCAAGATACCGAACAATGGCTGCGCCATTCGACAGGAGACGAGTTTAAATCCTTTTGGCAACAGGCGGAGCGCGGTGGAAAACCGCCGGCAGGGTTCAAAGAGCTGATACAATTTTCAATAAAGAAAAAAATGCCGTTGCCGATGGTATCGACGGATGTCCTGGACCGTGCCGTGCATAGTGCCTTCAGGAAGTTCGCCCGCGGGGAATTTACCATGCCCGATCTGGTGATGCATGCCGAAAATATCGGAGATGCCAGGGCCGTGCTCGTCAAGCACGACAGCGGAATGAAAGCGTTGAGAAAGGGAAAATTTTTGGTGGCCACCATCGAAGGCGAGTGCCATCGGCACGGTAAAGATATCGTCACCAGCCTGCTGCGCGGCATTGGTTTTCAAGCGATAGATTTAGGCTCAGGAGTGGCTGTGGATGGCATCGTGAATGCGGTTAAATGGCACAAACCCGACTATCTGGGTATTTCCGCATCTGTTTTGTCCACCATTCCGACCATCGAAAAAATGAGAAACCGCCTTAAAAAAGCGGGGTGTCTCAAAAAAACAAAACTTTTTATCGGTGGTTACGCAGCCATGGATGAATCTTCAAAATCCAT includes the following:
- a CDS encoding cobalamin-dependent protein (Presence of a B(12) (cobalamin)-binding domain implies dependence on cobalamin itself, in one of its several forms, or in some unusual lineages, dependence on a cobalamin-like analog.), with product MRVHQDTEQWLRHSTGDEFKSFWQQAERGGKPPAGFKELIQFSIKKKMPLPMVSTDVLDRAVHSAFRKFARGEFTMPDLVMHAENIGDARAVLVKHDSGMKALRKGKFLVATIEGECHRHGKDIVTSLLRGIGFQAIDLGSGVAVDGIVNAVKWHKPDYLGISASVLSTIPTIEKMRNRLKKAGCLKKTKLFIGGYAAMDESSKSIGAERYCKNISQTIGLLSALAAGSGGGRPERPSS